In Arthrobacter sp. QXT-31, one genomic interval encodes:
- a CDS encoding cation:proton antiporter produces the protein MFEAASIMFAAAGVAVFVAAILPKALRNLPVSMPMVFLGAGAAAFGLLRDLPNPSPLSHPDLTLHLTEICVIVSLMGAGLALDRAVGRRNWATTWRMLGIAMPLCILGLTLLGLWLLGLGLAAALLVAAALAPTDPVLASEVQVGEPADEEEDTDKEDEVRFALTSEAGLNDGLAFPFVYLAIAMSLVGTAPSAWFPEWFGVDVLWRIGMGVLLGYGTGKALARLFFSARHDSIRLSNHSEGFVALAATFLAYGVTEMLEGYGFIAVFVCAVTIRAAERTHGYHRILHSYVEQLERLLTVVILVLLGGAIVRGLLAEVGWAEVGVALVFLVLVRPLSGWLALARGKTGPRERIAISFFGIRGIGSLYYLAYALAHGGFGDQAEYLWGIIGLVVAMSVVLHGATTAPVMNRLDRLRERKAAEKFGDEGKAPHTPV, from the coding sequence GTGTTCGAAGCTGCCAGCATCATGTTCGCCGCGGCGGGCGTGGCCGTTTTCGTCGCCGCCATCCTGCCCAAGGCGCTGCGGAACCTCCCCGTTTCGATGCCGATGGTCTTCCTCGGTGCCGGGGCCGCCGCTTTCGGCCTGCTCCGGGATCTTCCCAACCCCAGCCCCCTTTCCCACCCGGACCTGACGCTGCATCTCACTGAAATCTGCGTGATCGTCTCCCTGATGGGTGCCGGGCTGGCGCTGGACCGCGCGGTCGGCCGGCGGAACTGGGCCACCACGTGGCGGATGCTCGGCATCGCCATGCCCCTGTGCATCCTCGGCCTGACGCTTTTGGGGCTCTGGCTGCTGGGACTCGGACTCGCCGCCGCGCTCCTCGTGGCCGCCGCCCTGGCCCCCACCGATCCGGTCCTCGCCTCCGAGGTTCAGGTCGGTGAGCCGGCCGACGAGGAGGAGGACACCGACAAGGAGGACGAGGTCAGGTTTGCCCTGACCTCGGAGGCGGGACTGAATGACGGCCTCGCCTTTCCCTTTGTGTACCTGGCCATTGCCATGAGCCTCGTGGGAACGGCGCCGTCAGCCTGGTTTCCGGAGTGGTTCGGCGTGGACGTCCTGTGGCGCATCGGAATGGGCGTACTCCTGGGCTACGGCACGGGCAAGGCGCTGGCCCGGCTTTTCTTCTCCGCCCGGCACGACAGCATCAGGCTGTCCAACCACTCCGAAGGCTTCGTTGCGCTGGCCGCCACTTTCCTGGCCTACGGCGTCACGGAAATGCTCGAGGGCTACGGCTTCATCGCTGTGTTCGTCTGCGCGGTCACCATCAGGGCGGCAGAACGGACCCACGGCTATCACCGCATCCTGCACTCCTACGTGGAACAGCTCGAACGGCTCCTGACGGTGGTCATCCTGGTCCTCCTGGGCGGAGCGATAGTGCGTGGCCTGCTGGCCGAGGTCGGCTGGGCCGAGGTGGGCGTGGCGCTGGTTTTCCTGGTCCTGGTCCGTCCGCTGTCCGGCTGGCTGGCGCTGGCCCGCGGCAAGACCGGTCCCCGGGAACGGATCGCCATTTCCTTCTTTGGCATCCGGGGCATCGGGTCGCTGTACTACCTTGCCTACGCGCTCGCCCATGGCGGCTTCGGCGACCAGGCGGAGTACCTGTGGGGCATCATCGGGCTGGTTGTGGCTATGTCCGTGGTGCTGCACGGGGCCACCACTGCGCCCGTTATGAATCGCCTGGACCGGCTCCGGGAGCGCAAGGCGGCCGAGAAATTCGGCGACGAGGGAAAAGCCCCGCACACCCCTGTCTGA
- the hutH gene encoding histidine ammonia-lyase, with protein sequence MTIPTNSLTSYARPGNPVRVAPTHEPLTVTLGASGVTAEDVVAVARHDAKVTISQEALGTVAKVRAHIDELAHSDVPAYGISTGFGALANRHIPGELRTQLQKSLIRSHAAGMGPAVEREVVRGIMFLRAKTLASGRTGVRPVVLQTMVDVLNAGITPVVREFGSLGCSGDLAPLSHCALVLMGEGEATGPDGELYGGAGQRTVAELLAAHGIEPVTLAEKEGLALVNGTEGMLGMLLMAIADLRQLLTTADITAALSVEALLGTDQVFLPELHAALRPHPGQAASADNMLRVLSDSAIVASHRVGDSRVQDAYSLRCAPQVAGAVRDTVDHAELVASRELAAAIDNPVVLPDGRVSSNGNFHGAPVAYVLDYLAIAVADLSSIAERRTDRMLDPARSHGLPAFLAADPGVDSGLMIAQYTQAGLVSDNKRLAVPASVDSIPSSAMQEDHVSMGWHAARKLRKAVENLRRVLAIELVTSARAIDLRTQLSGGELTPGPAGAAVLEALRSVVGGPGTDRFLSPELEAADLLVASGAVRTAAEFAVGNLA encoded by the coding sequence ATGACTATCCCCACGAACTCCCTAACCTCGTACGCTCGGCCAGGGAACCCTGTTCGCGTGGCCCCAACCCACGAACCGCTCACCGTCACCCTCGGGGCCAGCGGTGTCACGGCCGAGGACGTCGTCGCCGTCGCACGCCATGACGCCAAGGTGACCATCTCCCAGGAAGCCCTGGGCACCGTTGCCAAAGTCCGCGCGCACATCGACGAACTGGCCCACAGCGACGTGCCGGCATACGGCATCTCCACGGGCTTCGGTGCACTGGCCAACCGCCACATTCCCGGTGAGCTGCGCACCCAGCTGCAGAAGTCGCTGATCCGCAGCCACGCCGCCGGCATGGGCCCCGCGGTGGAACGCGAAGTTGTCCGCGGCATCATGTTCCTCCGCGCCAAGACGCTGGCATCCGGCCGCACCGGTGTCCGGCCCGTAGTGCTGCAGACCATGGTGGACGTGCTCAACGCCGGCATCACCCCGGTGGTCCGGGAATTCGGCTCGCTGGGCTGCTCCGGCGACCTCGCACCGCTGTCGCACTGTGCCCTGGTCCTCATGGGCGAGGGTGAAGCAACCGGCCCCGACGGCGAACTCTACGGCGGCGCCGGTCAGAGGACAGTTGCCGAACTGCTTGCCGCGCACGGCATCGAGCCGGTCACCCTGGCTGAAAAGGAAGGGCTGGCACTGGTCAACGGCACCGAGGGCATGCTGGGCATGCTCCTCATGGCCATCGCCGACCTGCGGCAGCTGCTGACGACGGCGGACATCACCGCTGCGCTCAGCGTCGAGGCGCTGCTCGGCACGGACCAGGTGTTCCTGCCCGAACTGCACGCCGCCCTGCGGCCGCACCCGGGCCAGGCGGCCAGTGCCGACAACATGCTCCGCGTGCTGTCCGACTCAGCCATCGTCGCCTCACACCGCGTGGGCGACTCCCGGGTCCAGGACGCATACTCGCTGCGTTGCGCCCCCCAGGTTGCAGGCGCCGTCCGGGACACCGTCGACCACGCCGAACTCGTAGCATCCCGTGAACTTGCGGCCGCCATCGACAACCCGGTGGTCCTGCCGGACGGCCGGGTCAGCTCCAACGGCAATTTCCACGGTGCCCCGGTGGCCTATGTCCTCGACTACCTGGCCATCGCCGTCGCCGACCTCAGCTCCATCGCCGAACGGCGGACGGACCGCATGCTGGATCCGGCACGCTCCCACGGCCTGCCGGCGTTTCTGGCCGCCGATCCGGGCGTCGACTCGGGCCTCATGATCGCCCAGTACACGCAGGCCGGGCTGGTCTCGGACAACAAGAGGCTGGCTGTCCCCGCATCGGTCGACTCCATCCCAAGCTCTGCCATGCAGGAGGACCACGTGTCCATGGGTTGGCACGCGGCCCGCAAGCTCCGGAAGGCCGTGGAGAACCTGCGCCGCGTGCTCGCCATCGAGCTGGTGACCTCGGCACGGGCGATCGACCTGCGCACCCAGCTGTCCGGGGGAGAGCTGACGCCCGGGCCCGCAGGGGCTGCGGTCCTCGAAGCGCTGCGGTCCGTCGTCGGCGGTCCCGGCACGGACAGGTTCCTTTCACCCGAGCTGGAGGCGGCCGACCTGCTGGTTGCTTCCGGTGCCGTGCGGACGGCAGCCGAATTCGCCGTCGGAAATCTCGCCTGA
- a CDS encoding urocanate hydratase, giving the protein MAPADFTTGARPVKAARGTELTAKSWQTEAPLRMLMNNLDPEVAERPDDLVVYGGTGRAVRSWAAFDAITRTLETMEKDETLLVQSGKPVGVFRTNEWAPRVLLANSNLVGDWANWPEFRRLEAEGLMMYGQMTAGSWIYIGTQGILQGTYETFAAVGRKLTEDGRHPAPAVEGSTEGPLAGTLTLTGGCGGMGGAQPLAVTLNDGACLIVDVDETRLRRRAGKRYLDEVETDLDAAIAKVLKAKEERRGWSVGYVGNAAEVFPELLRRHKAGELTIDVVTDQTSAHDPLSYLPEGISVDEWHREAEADPEGFTKKAQASMAKHVQAMVEFQDAGAEVFDYGNSIRDEARKGGYSRAFEFPGFVPAYIRPLFCEGLGPFRWVALSGDPEDIRVTDEAIKELFPENKHLHKWIDAAQERVEYEGLPARICWLGYGERAKAGLLFNQLVKEGKVKAPIVIGRDHLDSGSVASPYRETEAMADGSDAIADWPLLNALINTSSGATWVSIHHGGGVGIGRSIHAGQVSVADGTDLAAEKLERLLTNDPGMGVIRHVDAGYDRAVEVAKERGVRIPMNESR; this is encoded by the coding sequence ATGGCACCCGCCGATTTCACCACCGGTGCCCGCCCGGTCAAAGCAGCCCGCGGCACCGAGCTCACCGCCAAGTCCTGGCAGACCGAGGCGCCCCTGCGCATGCTCATGAACAACCTCGACCCCGAGGTCGCCGAACGCCCCGATGACCTGGTGGTCTACGGCGGAACCGGCCGGGCCGTGCGCTCCTGGGCAGCGTTCGACGCAATCACCCGCACCCTGGAAACCATGGAGAAGGACGAGACCCTGCTGGTCCAGTCCGGCAAGCCGGTGGGTGTCTTCCGCACCAACGAATGGGCCCCGCGTGTGCTGCTGGCCAACTCCAACCTCGTCGGGGACTGGGCCAACTGGCCCGAGTTCCGCCGGCTCGAGGCCGAGGGCCTGATGATGTACGGCCAGATGACGGCCGGTTCCTGGATCTACATCGGTACCCAGGGCATTCTGCAGGGCACGTACGAGACCTTCGCCGCTGTCGGACGCAAACTCACCGAAGACGGACGCCACCCGGCTCCTGCCGTTGAAGGCTCCACCGAGGGCCCGTTGGCTGGCACCCTGACGCTGACCGGCGGCTGCGGCGGCATGGGCGGCGCCCAGCCGCTCGCCGTTACCCTGAACGACGGCGCTTGCCTGATCGTCGACGTCGACGAGACCCGCCTGCGCCGCCGCGCCGGCAAGCGCTACCTCGACGAGGTCGAGACCGACCTGGACGCCGCCATCGCCAAGGTCCTGAAAGCCAAGGAAGAGCGCCGCGGCTGGTCCGTCGGCTACGTGGGCAACGCGGCCGAGGTCTTCCCCGAGCTGCTCCGCCGCCACAAGGCCGGCGAGCTGACCATCGACGTCGTCACCGACCAGACCTCCGCCCACGACCCCCTGTCCTACCTGCCCGAGGGCATCTCGGTGGACGAATGGCACCGCGAGGCAGAGGCCGACCCCGAAGGCTTCACCAAGAAGGCCCAGGCCTCCATGGCCAAGCACGTCCAGGCCATGGTCGAGTTCCAGGACGCCGGCGCCGAAGTCTTCGACTACGGAAACTCCATCCGCGACGAAGCACGCAAGGGCGGCTACAGCCGTGCATTCGAGTTCCCCGGCTTCGTCCCGGCCTACATCCGCCCCCTCTTCTGCGAGGGCCTCGGCCCGTTCCGCTGGGTCGCACTGTCCGGCGACCCTGAGGACATCCGCGTCACCGACGAAGCCATCAAGGAGCTGTTCCCGGAGAACAAGCACCTGCACAAGTGGATCGATGCCGCCCAGGAGCGCGTGGAATACGAAGGCCTGCCGGCCCGCATCTGCTGGCTGGGCTACGGCGAACGCGCCAAAGCCGGCCTGCTCTTCAACCAGCTCGTGAAGGAAGGCAAGGTCAAGGCCCCCATCGTGATCGGCCGCGACCACCTGGACTCCGGCTCCGTCGCCTCGCCGTACCGAGAGACCGAGGCCATGGCCGACGGCTCCGATGCCATCGCCGACTGGCCACTGCTCAACGCCCTGATCAACACCTCCTCCGGCGCCACCTGGGTCTCGATCCACCACGGCGGGGGAGTGGGCATCGGCCGCTCGATCCACGCCGGACAGGTCTCCGTCGCCGACGGCACCGACCTCGCCGCCGAGAAGCTCGAGCGGCTCCTCACCAACGACCCCGGCATGGGCGTCATCCGCCACGTCGACGCCGGCTACGACCGCGCCGTCGAGGTCGCGAAGGAACGCGGCGTCCGCATCCCCATGAACGAGTCGCGCTAA